ATGACAAATAAAGAGTTTTTATCACTTATTCAAAAAGAGACAAGCAAAAATGACTTCGAAAGATATTTAAAACAACTTGTTTTAAAAAAATTATCTATTGAAGAGAATATTGCAATATTTGAAGTAGGAAATAAATATATAGCTTCATGGATAAAAAGTAAATATACAAATCTTATTCAAAACTGCTTTGAAAAAAATATTAATATTAAACCAGATATTGAAATTAGATTAATTGGTGAAAAAAAGACAAAAAAAGAGACACAAAATATTCAAATTCAAAATCATACTCCAGAAAGTACGATACTAAATCCTTCATATACTTTTGATTCATTTATAGTTGGTCCTTCAAATCAAATGGCTTATAATGCAGCTTTAGCAGTAGCTTCAAAACCAGGTGTTCAGTATAATCCACTTTTTATATATGGTGGAACTGGTTTGGGTAAAACACATATTTTACAAGCTATTGGAAATCATGCTTTAGAAAATGATAAAACTGTAATATATGTAACAATTGAGCAGTTTATGAACGATTTTATATTTTCTATAAATAAAAAAAATATGGAACATTTTAGAGAAAAATATAGAAATTGTGATTTACTTTTAATAGATGATGTACAGTTTTTGAGTGGAAAAGAGAGTACTCAAGAGGAATTTTTCCACACTTTCAACGAACTACACAATGCAAAAAAACAAATTGTAATGACAAGTGATAGACTTCCATCTCAAATAGCTGGACTTGTTGATAGATTAAAATCAAGGTTTGAATGGGGACTTACAACAGATGTTCAAATTCCAAAACTAGAGACTAAAATTGCAATTATTGAAAAAAAATCAGAACTAAATGGAATCAACTTAAGTCGAGATATTGTTTCGTTTATTGCAACAACTCTTGATAGTTCAATAAGAGAGATTGAGGGTGTATTAATAAGAATAAATGCAAGTGCATCATTACTTAATCTTGAAATAAATTTACAAATGGTTCAAAATCTTTTAAAAGATCAAATAAAAGAGAATAAAGAGAATATAAAACTACCAGATATTATAAGTTTAGTTGCAAATGAGTTAAATATTAAACCAAGTGATATAAAGTCTAAAAAAAGAACTTCTAGTGTGGCAAATGCAAGAAGAATAGTTATCTATCTTGCTCGTGAATTAACTCACAATTCAATGCCTGATATTGCAAAGTTTTTAGAGATGAAAGATCATAGTTCAATCTCTCATAATGTTAAAAAAACAACTGAGCTAATTGAAAAAGATGAAAATTTTAAATTAATAATTCAAAATTTAAAAAATAAATTAATAAACAAGGAGTAATAGTTAGATGTGTGAAAAGATGTGAATATATATTTGATTTTAATCACTATGTAAAACATCTATATTTTGGTGCTTGAAACAGTATTTACATCTTTTCACATAGACTACTACTAATACTTGAAAATAAATAAAAAATAGGAGAAAGAAATGAAGCTAGTAATAAACAAATCTGTTTTTGAAAATGTTGTAAGTCAAATGCAACCATTTTTAGAAAAAAAAGATTCAAGTGCAATTACATCTCATTTATATTTAGAAATTGCAAATAGCAAAATGACTATAAAAGCTACTGATTATGAAATTGGTCTTGAAGTTATAATTGATACAATAAGTAATTTTGAAGATGGAAAAACAACAGTAAATGGAAATAATCTATTAGGATTTATTAAAAGATTAAAAAATGAAGATATTACTTTAGAAACTAGTTCAAATAACTTAATAATAAAACAAGGTAAATCAATATTCAAATTACCAAGTTATGATCCAAATGAATATCCAACTATAAATAGATATGAAAATTTAAAAGATTTAACTATATCTACAATTAATTTTATAAATTCAATTAAAAAAATATCTCCTGCAATAGATAACAACAATCCAAAGTTTGAATTAAATGGAGCATTATTAGATATAAAAAGTCAAAAAATAAATTTTTGTGCAACAGATACTAGAAGATTAGCAATGAATAGTTTAGAAAATATGTCAAATGAAGAAGTTCAATTAATTATTCCAAAAAAAGCTATTTTTGAAATTCAAAAACTATTTTTAGATAATGCAAAAATTTCATATGATAATACAAATTTAGTAATTTCAAATGAAAATACAACTTTCTTTACAAAACTTATAAATGGAAAATATCCAGATTATGAAAGAATTATTCCATCAAATCTTAAAAATAATCTATATATTCCAAAAAATATATTTATTGAATCTATAAAACTTATTACATCTTTAAATTCAAATATAAAAATTACATTTACTAAACAAGCTATTATTTTTGAATCTTTGGATACAGATAGTGTTGCAAATACACAAGTTGATATAGATTTAAATATCCCTAATGATTTTTATATAGCAGTAAATGCTAAATATATTTTAGATTTTTTAAGCATGACAACAAGTGATAAGATTAAAATAGGATTTAATGAATCAAATCTTCCATTTTATTTGGAAGATAATAAATTTATTACAATTGTAATGCCAATAGTTTTAGAAAAATAAAAGGAAAATAAAATGTCAGATTATGGTGCTAGTAATATTAAAGTTTTAAAAGGTCTTGAAGCTGTTAGAAAAAGACCAGGGATGTATATTGGAGATACAAATGTAAATGGTCTTCATCACTTAATTTATGAAGTTGTTGATAACTCAATAGATGAGGCAATGGCTGGATTTTGTAGAAATATAAAAGTAACTTTAACAAAAGATGGATGGGCTAGAATTGAAGATGATGGAAGAGGAATTCCAACTGCAATTCATCCAACTGAAGGAATAAGTGCTGCAACTGTTGCTTTAACAGTTCTACATGCTGGTGGAAAATTTGATAAAGATACATATAAAGTTTCAGGTGGACTTCATGGAGTTGGGGTTTCAGTTGTAAATGCTTTATCAAAACATCTTAAAATGACAGTTTATAGAGAAGGGAAGATTCACTATCAAGAGTTCAAAGAGGGAATTCCTCAAGGAGCTTTAGAAGTTATAGGAGAAAGTCCTAGAAAAACTGGAACAACTATTGAATTTTTAGTAGATGATTCAATTTTTGAAGTTACAAAATATGAGTTTAATATTCTTAAAAAAAGATTTAAAGAGGTTGCTTATTTAAATCCAATTATATCTATAACTTTAGAAGATGAATTAGCAAAAATTAAAGAAGTTTACCATTTTGAAGGTGGTATTAAACAATTTGTTGCTGATTTAAATAAAGAGACAGCACTATGTGAAGTTATGCATTTTAGTGATAAAGTTGATGGTGTAGAAGTTGATATTGCTATGATGTACAACGATACATACATTGAAAAAACTCTATCTTTTGTAAATAATATTAGAACAATTGATGGTGGAACTCATGAAGCTGGTTTTAAAGCTGGACTTACAAGAAGTATTTCTAAATATTTAAGTGAAAATGCAGCTGCAAGAGAAAAAGATGCAAAAATAACTGGAGATGATGTAAGAGAAGGTCTTATTGCAGTTGTTTCTGTAAAAGTTCCAGAACCACAATTTGAAGGTCAAACAAAAGGAAAATTAGGAAGTTCTTATGTAAGACCAATTGCACAAAAACTTACAAGTGATAATTTAGATAAATATTTCGAAGAAAATCCAACACATGCAAGAGCTGTAATGGAAAAATCTTTAATGGCTGCACGTGGTAGAGAAGCTGCTAAAAAAGCAAGAGAATTAACTAGAAAAAAAGACTCTATGAGTGTTGGAACACTTCCTGGAAAACTTGCAGATTGTCAAAGTAAAGATCCAACAATTAAAGAGCTGTATTTAGTTGAGGGTGACTCTGCAGGAGGTTCAGCAAAACAAGGAAGAGATAGAGTTTATCAAGCAATTTTACCTTTAAAAGGAAAAATTCTAAATGTTGAAAAATCTAGACTTGATAAAATTTTAAAATCTGATGAGATTAGAAATATCATTACAGCTTTAGGTTGTGGAATTGGTGAAGATTTTGATGAAGAAAAAGTAAGATACCATAAAATAATAGTTATGACGGATGCCGATGTTGATGGTAGCCATATTCAAACTTTACTTTTAACTTTCTTCTTTAGATTTTTAAGACCTATTGTTGAAAAAGGTTATTTATATATTGCACAACCACCACTTTACAGATATAAAAAAGGTAAAAATGAGATTTATTTAAAAGATAATAATGCATTATCTGCTTATTTAATTGAAAATGGACTTGAAAATTTTGAGTTTGAAGGTATGGGATATAATGATTTACTTGATTTGTTTAAACAAGTAGCAAGATATAGAGCTATGTTAGAACAATTAGCAAAAAGATACTCTTTGATTGAAGTTTTAAAATATCTAATTGAAAATAGTGATTTAGTAAATTTAGAGTTTCCAACTTTATATGAAAAAGTTAAACTCTTCTTAGAAGCACGAGGTTATAACATACTTTCAAAAACTATTACTGAAACAAAAATTCAACTTTTTGTTCAGACAAATGCAGGACTTGAAGAGTTAATAATTGATGAAGAGCTATTTGCATCACCTTATTTTAGTGAATCAACTTTTATATTTACTAAGTTAAAAGAGAGAGATTTAACACTATTTGAAGGTAGAGATTTAATTGAACTTCTTGAAGAGATTGAGAGTTTAGCAAAAAAAGGTGCTTATATTCAAAGATATAAAGGTCTTGGAGAGATGAATCCTGAACAACTTTGGGAGACAACTATGACACCTGAAAATAGAAGACTTTTAAGAGTAAAAATAGAAGACGCAGAAGCTGCAAGCGATACATTTACTCTATTTATGGGTGATGAAGTAGAACCTAGAAGAAACTATATAGAATCTCACGCAAAAGATGTAGAACATCTTGATGTTTAAGCTAAAGGTTTTAAACCTTTAGCTATTGCTTTTGAAATTAAAAATCCGTGATTTAAACTGCTTGAAATTGAACCTTCACTTGAAGAATTAACATCTCCAGCTATATATAAATTTTTACAACAACACTCAAAGTTTTCATCAAAAATTGGTTTTAAATTATCACTAAATTTTACACCACAATTTTTTAGAAAATCAGTAGGAGCTGTTCCTCCAATAGCATAAATTACTCTATTAAAATTTTCACTCTCAGCATTTGAGAAGTTTACTTTTACAAATCCATTATCATCTTCTAAAGAGTTTATATCACAATTTAATTTTATAGTTAATTTTTTATTAGCTTCAAACTCTTTTAACATATTTTCATTTATTTTATTTAATCTTGTAAAACTCTCTTTTCTATATGCTAAAGTTACAATATTATCATCCAAAGCTAGAGAATATGCATACTCAGCAGCACTATTTCCACCACCAACAACTAATATTTTCTCATTTTTTGAACAGCTATCAAGATTAAAATTTATATTTTTTTGAATCTCTGAAGCTATTTTATAGTTAGGTTTATTTGGTTTTCCCATCTTTCCAATAGCAATTACAACATTTTTTGCTTTATAAATATCTAACTTAGTGTGAACTTCAAAAATTCCATTATCAAGTTTTATAACTTTTTCTACTTCATTGTTATAAATTGTAGGTATATTATATTTTTTTAAAAGGCTTTCAAAATAGTTTAATACATCTTCTTTTAATCCACCATCAAAAGGGATATTTCCAATAAGGTTAATAGTTTGATTACGCCAATATTTATCAACTCTTTTACCATCTTTATAAAAAGTTCTAATAGTATTAAAAAAATTATCACTTTTTTCAATTAATAGTATATTTTCAATATTTTCTATTTTTAACTCAATAGCACAACTCAGTCCTGAAACACCAGCTCCAACAATTACTGTATCAAATATTTTTGAACTCATTTTTTAACCTTTAAAAATATATTTAAATTTTATCTTTATTTTTTGGAATTAGCTTTATAAGAGATATTTGGATAGAATATTTTCAAAAATATTTAAAAAAAGGTTACTAATGGAAATAAAATATGGTGAAAAAGAGATTTTAGATTTTGATATAAATAACGAAGAAAACTTTTGGCCAAACGAACATGATAAAAACTATATAATTGATATTGAGTTACCAGAATTTATGGCAAAATGTCCAAGAAGTGGTTACCCTGATTTTGCAACTATTAAGATTCAATATACACCAAATAAAAGAGTTATTGAGCTTAAAGCACTTAAAATTTATATAAACTCATTTATGAATAGATATATCTCTCATGAAAACTCTGCAAATGAGATTTTTGATACACTTTTTTCAAAACTAGAACCAAAATGGCTTAAAGTAGTTGCTGATTTTAAACCAAGAGGAAATGTTCATACAGTTATTGAAATAGATAGCTCAAAAATATAAAAAGAGAATAACCTTGCAAAGATTGGTAACAACTTCAGAAGCTTCAGAGATTTTAGGAATCTCTTTG
Above is a genomic segment from Aliarcobacter cryaerophilus containing:
- the dnaA gene encoding chromosomal replication initiator protein DnaA produces the protein MTNKEFLSLIQKETSKNDFERYLKQLVLKKLSIEENIAIFEVGNKYIASWIKSKYTNLIQNCFEKNINIKPDIEIRLIGEKKTKKETQNIQIQNHTPESTILNPSYTFDSFIVGPSNQMAYNAALAVASKPGVQYNPLFIYGGTGLGKTHILQAIGNHALENDKTVIYVTIEQFMNDFIFSINKKNMEHFREKYRNCDLLLIDDVQFLSGKESTQEEFFHTFNELHNAKKQIVMTSDRLPSQIAGLVDRLKSRFEWGLTTDVQIPKLETKIAIIEKKSELNGINLSRDIVSFIATTLDSSIREIEGVLIRINASASLLNLEINLQMVQNLLKDQIKENKENIKLPDIISLVANELNIKPSDIKSKKRTSSVANARRIVIYLARELTHNSMPDIAKFLEMKDHSSISHNVKKTTELIEKDENFKLIIQNLKNKLINKE
- the dnaN gene encoding DNA polymerase III subunit beta; the protein is MKLVINKSVFENVVSQMQPFLEKKDSSAITSHLYLEIANSKMTIKATDYEIGLEVIIDTISNFEDGKTTVNGNNLLGFIKRLKNEDITLETSSNNLIIKQGKSIFKLPSYDPNEYPTINRYENLKDLTISTINFINSIKKISPAIDNNNPKFELNGALLDIKSQKINFCATDTRRLAMNSLENMSNEEVQLIIPKKAIFEIQKLFLDNAKISYDNTNLVISNENTTFFTKLINGKYPDYERIIPSNLKNNLYIPKNIFIESIKLITSLNSNIKITFTKQAIIFESLDTDSVANTQVDIDLNIPNDFYIAVNAKYILDFLSMTTSDKIKIGFNESNLPFYLEDNKFITIVMPIVLEK
- the gyrB gene encoding DNA topoisomerase (ATP-hydrolyzing) subunit B; the encoded protein is MSDYGASNIKVLKGLEAVRKRPGMYIGDTNVNGLHHLIYEVVDNSIDEAMAGFCRNIKVTLTKDGWARIEDDGRGIPTAIHPTEGISAATVALTVLHAGGKFDKDTYKVSGGLHGVGVSVVNALSKHLKMTVYREGKIHYQEFKEGIPQGALEVIGESPRKTGTTIEFLVDDSIFEVTKYEFNILKKRFKEVAYLNPIISITLEDELAKIKEVYHFEGGIKQFVADLNKETALCEVMHFSDKVDGVEVDIAMMYNDTYIEKTLSFVNNIRTIDGGTHEAGFKAGLTRSISKYLSENAAAREKDAKITGDDVREGLIAVVSVKVPEPQFEGQTKGKLGSSYVRPIAQKLTSDNLDKYFEENPTHARAVMEKSLMAARGREAAKKARELTRKKDSMSVGTLPGKLADCQSKDPTIKELYLVEGDSAGGSAKQGRDRVYQAILPLKGKILNVEKSRLDKILKSDEIRNIITALGCGIGEDFDEEKVRYHKIIVMTDADVDGSHIQTLLLTFFFRFLRPIVEKGYLYIAQPPLYRYKKGKNEIYLKDNNALSAYLIENGLENFEFEGMGYNDLLDLFKQVARYRAMLEQLAKRYSLIEVLKYLIENSDLVNLEFPTLYEKVKLFLEARGYNILSKTITETKIQLFVQTNAGLEELIIDEELFASPYFSESTFIFTKLKERDLTLFEGRDLIELLEEIESLAKKGAYIQRYKGLGEMNPEQLWETTMTPENRRLLRVKIEDAEAASDTFTLFMGDEVEPRRNYIESHAKDVEHLDV
- a CDS encoding NAD(P)-binding domain-containing protein → MSSKIFDTVIVGAGVSGLSCAIELKIENIENILLIEKSDNFFNTIRTFYKDGKRVDKYWRNQTINLIGNIPFDGGLKEDVLNYFESLLKKYNIPTIYNNEVEKVIKLDNGIFEVHTKLDIYKAKNVVIAIGKMGKPNKPNYKIASEIQKNINFNLDSCSKNEKILVVGGGNSAAEYAYSLALDDNIVTLAYRKESFTRLNKINENMLKEFEANKKLTIKLNCDINSLEDDNGFVKVNFSNAESENFNRVIYAIGGTAPTDFLKNCGVKFSDNLKPIFDENFECCCKNLYIAGDVNSSSEGSISSSLNHGFLISKAIAKGLKPLA
- the queF gene encoding preQ(1) synthase, with translation MKYGEKEILDFDINNEENFWPNEHDKNYIIDIELPEFMAKCPRSGYPDFATIKIQYTPNKRVIELKALKIYINSFMNRYISHENSANEIFDTLFSKLEPKWLKVVADFKPRGNVHTVIEIDSSKI